The Crocosphaera subtropica ATCC 51142 genome includes a window with the following:
- a CDS encoding PIN domain-containing protein yields MSSNFTALYDACVLYPAPLRDLLMQLALTDLFRARWTDTIHDEWIRNILKNRPDLTLEQLIKIKNLMNSHVRDCLITGYEELISSINLPDSDDRHVLAAAIKGQVDVIVTMNLKDFPSHVLDNYEIFVEHPDKFISNLIDLKPFKVAKAAETCRKRLKKPPKSIDEYLEILLKQELPITVSMLRELSYEV; encoded by the coding sequence ATGTCCTCTAATTTTACTGCCCTTTATGATGCTTGTGTTTTGTATCCTGCACCGTTAAGAGATTTATTGATGCAGTTAGCATTAACTGACCTTTTTAGAGCGCGTTGGACTGATACAATTCATGATGAATGGATTCGTAATATTCTAAAAAATAGACCTGATTTAACCCTTGAACAGTTGATAAAAATTAAGAATTTAATGAATAGTCATGTTCGTGATTGTTTAATAACAGGTTATGAGGAATTAATTTCCTCAATTAATTTACCAGATTCTGATGATCGTCATGTATTAGCAGCAGCTATAAAAGGTCAAGTTGATGTTATTGTTACTATGAATCTTAAAGATTTTCCATCTCATGTTCTTGATAATTATGAAATTTTTGTAGAACATCCCGATAAGTTTATTTCAAATTTAATTGATTTAAAACCTTTTAAAGTTGCAAAAGCAGCAGAAACTTGTCGAAAAAGATTAAAAAAACCGCCTAAATCTATAGACGAATATTTAGAAATTTTACTCAAACAAGAATTACCAATTACGGTTTCAATGTTGCGAGAACTTTCTTACGAAGTGTAA
- a CDS encoding DUF3181 family protein: protein MANYKTTQAVESLAAEIGENIYIDVAKWHLYLSDAHLHTIVAEKVYPLLENDQISEDAITDILRQIPVSLGGGKKEVPLLELLPMQCQMNLLDLLEEFQKR from the coding sequence ATGGCTAATTATAAAACAACCCAAGCAGTTGAATCCCTCGCTGCCGAAATTGGTGAAAATATCTACATTGATGTAGCCAAATGGCATCTTTATCTATCCGATGCCCATTTACACACCATCGTTGCCGAAAAAGTCTATCCTTTGCTCGAAAACGACCAAATCAGTGAGGACGCAATTACTGACATTCTTCGTCAAATACCAGTTTCCCTCGGAGGGGGTAAGAAAGAAGTTCCCCTGTTGGAATTATTACCCATGCAATGTCAAATGAATTTACTAGATTTACTCGAAGAATTCCAGAAAAGATAA
- a CDS encoding universal stress protein codes for MKYQKILIALDNSPLAKKVFEEGLSIAKYHEAALKLFHCLPIETPSTVPYTSLYEGEFNDFSYLMREQLETQAKEAEKWLKNYAAIADKQGVSIEWDWKIGEPGRWVKETAQDWQADLIVVGRRGLTGVSEMLLGSVSNYIVHHSPCSVLVVQETKVN; via the coding sequence ATGAAATACCAAAAAATATTAATAGCCTTAGACAATTCTCCCCTAGCAAAAAAGGTGTTTGAGGAAGGCTTATCCATAGCAAAATACCATGAAGCAGCCTTAAAATTATTTCATTGTTTGCCCATAGAAACTCCATCCACAGTTCCTTACACTAGCCTTTATGAAGGAGAATTTAATGATTTTTCCTACTTAATGCGAGAACAGTTGGAAACCCAAGCTAAAGAAGCTGAAAAATGGTTAAAAAACTACGCAGCAATAGCCGATAAACAGGGGGTTTCTATAGAATGGGACTGGAAAATAGGAGAACCGGGTCGTTGGGTAAAAGAGACAGCCCAAGATTGGCAAGCGGATTTAATTGTCGTGGGAAGACGAGGACTAACTGGGGTATCAGAAATGTTGTTAGGCAGTGTCAGTAACTATATCGTTCATCATTCCCCTTGTTCGGTTTTAGTGGTTCAAGAAACAAAAGTTAACTAA
- the mgtE gene encoding magnesium transporter, with amino-acid sequence MSNTSSIASATSRNELREVVRSQLKLLLEEKNYEGAKTLLVPVPSVDIAEAIEGLPETLQLLGFRLLKKNIAVQVYEYLPPRIQQSLIKKFQDEEVINIVNEMSPDKRAKLFDELPPKLIRKLLNHLSAEERQATDLLLGYGADTAGRIMTPKYIALKEHLTAIEAQKKIRTLAQQSEVSYYLYVTDEDKHLIGLISLKDLIICDPKTPLREIMTQEVISADTETDQEEVAKLIQRYDLLALPIVDKEKTLLGVVTVDDIIDVLELEATEDIYKMGGLDSPKDDYFEISLFNVIKQRSPWVLLLLVTNSATVMILSHYEVILDQVVALAFFTPLLIGAGGNVGAQSSTVVIRGLSTEGLKDKKPLEVVIREFITGGLLGMMLGVLVIVGIILFLGQQKVSLTVGISLLCITIIAATTGATLPYLFMKLGFDPALMSSPLITTVVDILGIFIYLNTARFVLGI; translated from the coding sequence GTGAGCAATACTTCTTCTATTGCTTCGGCGACTTCTCGTAATGAACTCCGAGAAGTGGTACGATCTCAGCTTAAACTTCTTCTAGAAGAAAAAAACTACGAAGGGGCTAAAACCTTGCTGGTTCCCGTCCCATCTGTTGATATTGCAGAAGCTATTGAAGGATTGCCGGAAACCTTACAATTACTTGGATTTCGTCTCCTTAAAAAAAATATTGCAGTTCAGGTGTATGAATATCTTCCTCCTCGAATACAACAATCATTAATTAAGAAATTTCAAGATGAAGAAGTCATCAATATTGTCAATGAGATGTCTCCCGATAAAAGGGCAAAATTGTTTGACGAATTACCCCCTAAATTAATCCGAAAATTATTAAATCATTTAAGTGCTGAAGAACGGCAAGCAACGGATCTTTTATTAGGATATGGGGCAGATACTGCAGGGCGTATTATGACCCCTAAATATATTGCCCTAAAAGAACATTTAACAGCCATAGAAGCTCAAAAAAAGATCCGAACCTTAGCCCAACAATCCGAGGTGAGTTATTATCTCTATGTAACCGATGAAGATAAACATTTAATTGGATTAATTTCTCTAAAAGATTTAATTATTTGTGATCCCAAAACCCCCTTAAGAGAGATCATGACACAGGAAGTAATTTCAGCAGATACAGAGACAGATCAAGAAGAGGTTGCTAAATTAATTCAACGCTATGATCTCTTAGCTTTACCCATTGTTGACAAAGAGAAAACCTTATTAGGGGTTGTGACTGTTGATGATATTATTGATGTATTGGAACTAGAAGCAACAGAAGATATTTATAAAATGGGAGGGTTAGACTCTCCCAAAGATGACTACTTTGAAATTAGCTTATTCAATGTTATTAAACAACGCAGTCCTTGGGTATTATTATTATTAGTAACCAATTCTGCCACAGTGATGATTTTAAGTCATTATGAGGTCATATTGGATCAAGTCGTCGCTTTAGCCTTTTTTACACCCTTATTAATTGGTGCAGGGGGAAATGTGGGAGCGCAATCTTCAACCGTTGTAATTCGAGGCTTAAGTACAGAAGGATTAAAAGATAAAAAACCCCTAGAGGTTGTCATCAGAGAATTCATAACAGGGGGGCTTCTTGGTATGATGTTGGGGGTACTGGTTATTGTCGGAATTATTCTCTTTTTGGGGCAACAAAAAGTCAGCCTAACGGTAGGAATTAGTTTACTTTGTATTACCATAATTGCAGCAACAACTGGGGCAACCCTTCCCTATTTATTTATGAAATTAGGGTTTGATCCTGCCTTAATGTCATCCCCTCTCATTACAACCGTTGTTGATATTTTGGGGATTTTCATTTATTTGAATACCGCTAGATTCGTTTTAGGCATCTGA
- a CDS encoding pyridoxal phosphate-dependent aminotransferase, with translation MIQLATRVTQVTPSLTLAITAKAKEMKAQGIDVCSFSSGEPDFDTPQHIKEAASSALAQGKTKYGPVAGEPGLRQAIAHKLNQDNQLNYSADHIIVTNGGKHSLFNLMLALIDKGDEVIIPAPYWLSYPEMVKLAEGTPVIVNTTAETDYKITPEQLRQAITSNTKLLVLNSPSNPTGMVYNHEEIKALAEVVVDHNLWVVSDEIYEKILYDGTEHISIGSLGEEIFKRTIISNGFAKSYSMTGWRIGYLAGPGDLIKATSTIQSHSTSNVCTFAQYGAIAALESPDSPQCLQKMLDAFTQRRQVILERIRSIPKLSCPTPMGAFYVFIDISQTGLNSLEFCDGLLNKQQVAAIPGKAFGADNCIRLSYATDLASIEKGMDRIEKFVTTL, from the coding sequence ATGATTCAATTGGCCACCAGGGTAACACAAGTCACTCCCTCTCTCACCCTAGCCATTACCGCTAAAGCTAAGGAGATGAAGGCTCAAGGGATTGATGTCTGTAGCTTTAGTTCAGGAGAGCCGGATTTTGATACCCCTCAACACATAAAAGAAGCTGCTTCATCAGCGTTAGCACAAGGGAAAACCAAATACGGTCCTGTCGCCGGAGAACCCGGCCTCAGACAAGCGATCGCCCATAAGTTAAATCAAGATAATCAGTTAAACTATAGTGCAGACCATATCATTGTCACCAATGGGGGTAAACATTCCCTATTTAACTTAATGTTAGCTTTGATTGACAAGGGAGACGAAGTAATTATTCCCGCTCCTTATTGGTTAAGTTACCCGGAAATGGTTAAACTAGCCGAAGGAACCCCGGTTATTGTCAACACGACAGCAGAAACCGATTATAAAATCACCCCAGAACAACTGCGTCAAGCCATTACTTCAAACACAAAACTATTGGTGCTTAATTCCCCTTCTAATCCCACAGGGATGGTGTATAACCATGAAGAAATTAAAGCCTTAGCTGAAGTCGTGGTTGATCATAATTTATGGGTAGTTTCTGATGAAATTTACGAAAAAATTCTCTACGATGGTACAGAACATATCAGTATCGGTTCCCTAGGCGAAGAGATATTTAAGCGCACCATTATTAGTAATGGATTTGCCAAAAGTTACTCCATGACGGGATGGCGAATAGGTTATTTAGCCGGACCTGGGGACTTAATTAAAGCCACCAGTACCATCCAAAGTCATAGCACTTCTAACGTCTGTACCTTTGCTCAATACGGAGCCATTGCTGCTTTAGAAAGTCCAGACTCTCCCCAATGCCTTCAAAAAATGCTAGATGCGTTTACCCAACGTCGTCAAGTTATTTTAGAGAGAATTCGCTCCATTCCTAAACTTAGTTGTCCCACTCCTATGGGGGCCTTTTATGTCTTCATTGATATTAGCCAAACTGGACTTAATTCTTTGGAATTTTGTGATGGCTTATTAAACAAACAACAAGTTGCTGCGATTCCGGGTAAAGCATTTGGGGCAGATAATTGTATTCGTCTATCTTATGCAACGGATTTAGCATCCATTGAAAAAGGAATGGATAGAATTGAAAAATTTGTTACGACATTATAG
- a CDS encoding DegT/DnrJ/EryC1/StrS family aminotransferase: MTKRPIKPFYFDVTEEEIDFFAEASKTILKSGRLILGENTAEFEKAFAEYVGTKHAIAVNTGSSGLEIILRLKKAEGTTVLVPTNTNFATVAAVLRVGGQVQYLDMDENTFAPSLQMVKDAVERGVTPEISGVLWVHIGGVISPEFPQVVEYCHKNGLFVLEDTAHAHGSQIDGVQAGNLGDGAAFSFFPTKIMTTFEGGMITLNDDEEDYIARSLRNQGKRGMDFGGLHTDFGNSTRISEVHAVLGRIQLAKLPQMIARRQRCYELITAPLREAGIRFVSTDHMDSASQYKLMVLLPEGKTAKEVKAALAEEDIFLGGTVYEIPCHLQPVFDEVCKGERFPNAEYWCPRHICPPLTSGMTDEEAKIVGDALVRHLSVG; this comes from the coding sequence ATGACTAAACGTCCCATAAAACCCTTCTATTTCGACGTTACAGAGGAAGAAATTGACTTTTTCGCTGAAGCGTCCAAAACCATCCTTAAGTCGGGTCGGCTCATTTTAGGGGAGAATACGGCAGAATTTGAAAAAGCATTCGCTGAGTATGTTGGGACTAAACATGCGATCGCTGTCAATACCGGTTCTTCGGGGTTAGAAATTATCTTACGTCTCAAAAAAGCTGAAGGGACAACGGTTTTAGTCCCCACAAATACTAATTTTGCCACCGTTGCTGCGGTATTGCGAGTGGGGGGACAGGTACAATATTTAGACATGGATGAGAATACCTTTGCACCCTCTTTGCAAATGGTTAAAGATGCAGTAGAAAGGGGAGTAACCCCAGAAATATCTGGGGTGTTATGGGTGCATATCGGTGGAGTGATTTCTCCCGAATTTCCTCAAGTGGTGGAATATTGTCATAAAAATGGTTTATTTGTCCTAGAAGATACGGCACACGCTCACGGAAGTCAAATTGATGGGGTACAAGCCGGAAATTTAGGGGATGGTGCAGCGTTTTCTTTTTTCCCCACTAAAATTATGACGACGTTTGAAGGGGGCATGATTACGTTAAACGATGATGAAGAAGACTATATCGCGCGATCGCTGAGAAATCAAGGCAAGCGAGGAATGGACTTCGGGGGGTTACATACAGATTTTGGTAATAGTACCCGTATCAGCGAAGTTCACGCGGTTTTAGGACGCATTCAACTGGCTAAGTTACCCCAGATGATAGCACGACGACAACGGTGTTATGAGTTAATTACGGCACCGTTGCGAGAAGCAGGGATCAGGTTTGTTTCCACGGACCACATGGATAGTGCGTCTCAGTATAAGTTAATGGTACTCCTCCCAGAAGGCAAAACAGCGAAGGAGGTAAAAGCAGCATTAGCAGAAGAGGATATCTTTTTAGGGGGGACAGTGTACGAAATACCTTGTCATTTACAACCAGTTTTTGATGAGGTTTGCAAGGGTGAACGTTTCCCGAATGCAGAATATTGGTGTCCCCGTCACATTTGTCCCCCATTAACGTCTGGGATGACAGATGAGGAGGCGAAAATAGTCGGAGATGCTTTAGTTAGACATTTATCTGTGGGTTAA
- a CDS encoding 2TM domain-containing protein, with protein MPPRWPRKPDRADPAFRRLDDRMTFAVHVAAFLACNSGVWFFHNIRQADWHWIGWFSGIWGMVLLGHLIYITAIADYSKKSHG; from the coding sequence ATGCCCCCTCGCTGGCCTCGTAAACCCGATCGCGCTGATCCTGCCTTTCGTCGCCTTGATGATCGCATGACCTTTGCCGTTCATGTTGCTGCTTTCTTAGCGTGTAACTCAGGTGTTTGGTTTTTCCATAATATTAGACAAGCAGACTGGCACTGGATTGGTTGGTTCTCAGGAATCTGGGGGATGGTGTTATTGGGACACTTAATTTATATTACGGCGATCGCTGATTATAGCAAAAAATCTCATGGCTAA
- the fabZ gene encoding 3-hydroxyacyl-ACP dehydratase FabZ: MSDVTAPPVDNSTENSAIQTTFTVQEIRELLPHRYPFALVDRIIDYVPGKKAVGIKNVTINEPFFPGHIPSLPIMPGVLIVESMAQVGGIVLTLLPGMKGVFFAFAGIDKVRFRRQVIPGDRLIMTVELLTLKRNRIAKMKGEGTVDGELAVQGEMLFSRID; encoded by the coding sequence ATGTCTGATGTGACTGCACCCCCTGTTGATAACTCTACTGAAAATAGTGCAATTCAAACCACCTTTACGGTTCAAGAAATTCGGGAATTATTACCCCATCGTTATCCTTTTGCTTTAGTGGATCGTATCATCGATTATGTCCCTGGTAAGAAGGCAGTGGGGATTAAAAATGTTACCATTAATGAGCCATTTTTTCCGGGTCATATTCCTAGTTTACCCATAATGCCGGGGGTTTTAATTGTAGAATCTATGGCACAAGTTGGGGGGATTGTTCTGACTTTATTACCAGGGATGAAAGGGGTATTTTTCGCCTTTGCAGGGATTGATAAAGTTAGGTTTCGCCGTCAAGTGATTCCTGGAGATCGATTAATTATGACTGTGGAATTATTAACCCTAAAACGGAATCGCATTGCTAAAATGAAAGGAGAAGGAACTGTCGACGGCGAGTTAGCTGTGCAGGGAGAAATGCTCTTTTCTCGTATCGATTAA
- a CDS encoding helix-turn-helix domain-containing protein gives MTVSKTLNKPFIPSESEIKTAQESSRILASHLQSNHQSQTIKLLKNDSTEQVVEIPASAFHLLIDILTQMAQGNAITLIPIHAELTTQEAADILNVSRPYVIKLLESGEIPFTKVGKHRRIRFEDIMNYKDNIDRKRSEVLDKLVEQAQELNMGYE, from the coding sequence ATGACCGTCTCAAAAACACTTAACAAACCATTCATTCCGTCTGAGTCAGAGATAAAAACTGCTCAGGAAAGTAGTCGCATTTTAGCGTCTCATCTTCAATCCAATCATCAATCTCAAACGATCAAACTGTTAAAAAATGATAGCACTGAACAAGTTGTTGAAATACCTGCTAGTGCTTTTCATTTATTGATTGATATCTTAACTCAAATGGCACAAGGAAATGCAATAACTCTAATTCCTATTCATGCTGAGTTAACCACTCAAGAAGCTGCTGATATTTTGAATGTGTCTCGTCCTTATGTAATCAAATTACTGGAGTCTGGAGAAATTCCTTTTACTAAAGTGGGAAAACATCGTCGTATTCGTTTTGAAGATATTATGAACTACAAAGATAATATTGATCGTAAGCGAAGTGAAGTATTAGATAAACTAGTAGAACAAGCACAAGAATTAAACATGGGTTATGAGTAA